A DNA window from Camelina sativa cultivar DH55 chromosome 13, Cs, whole genome shotgun sequence contains the following coding sequences:
- the LOC104737095 gene encoding GDSL esterase/lipase At1g31550-like isoform X1, with protein sequence MASLDSHVLKKLVCLSFSTLFIMITMVNSESQCQNFEYIISFGDSIADTGNLLCLSDRNNLSLNGFPPYGETFFHHPTGRSSDGRLIIDFIAEFLGLPYVTPYFGSKNGNFQKGVNFAVGSATALEASFLEERGYHCPHNISLGVQVKVFKESLPNLCGLPSDCKNMIGNALILMGEIGGNDHNGPFFQRRPIDEVKELVPLVISTISSAITELISMGGRTFLVPGEFPIGCSVAYLTLYQTSNMEEYDPFGCLKWLNKFGEYHDEQLEAELKRLRKLNHHVNIIYADYYNALLGLNQEPTKYGFINKPLSACCGVGEPYNFNFSTCCGSFGVDSCNDPSKYVAWDGIHMTEAAYKFMADGILKGPYTSPPFNWTCLSSKIKNKNSLDTQSSLMNS encoded by the exons ATGGCGTCGCTAGATTCTCATGTGTTGAAGAAGCTGGTTTGCCTTTCTTTTTCTACTCTTTTTATTATGATCACTATGGTAAACTCGGAATCACAATGCCAGAATTTCGAGTATATCATCAGTTTCGGTGATTCGATTGCTGACACGGGAAACTTGCTCTGTCTCTCGGATCGTAACAATCTTTCTTTGAACGGTTTTCCACCGTACGGAGAAACTTTTTTCCACCACCCAACCGGTCGGTCCTCTGACGGCCGTCTCATCATTGACTTCATTG ctgAATTTTTGGGGCTTCCATACGTAACACCTTACTTCGGatctaaaaatggaaactttcaAAAAGGAGTTAATTTTGCCGTAGGCTCAGCAACGGCATTGGAAGCTTCTTTTCTCGAGGAGAGAGGATACCATTGTCCTCACAACATTAGTTTAGGGGTTCAAGTTAAGGTCTTCAAGGAGAGTTTACCAAATCTATGTGGCTTGCCATCAG aCTGTAAAAATATGATTGGAAATGCTTTGATTCTCATGGGAGAGATCGGAGGGAATGATCATAATGGCCCATTCTTCCAACGCAGACCCATTGACGAGGTCAAAGAGCTCGTTCCGTTGGTGATTAGTACTATTTCTTCTGCAATTACG GAGTTGATTAGTATGGGGGGAAGAACATTTCTGGTGCCTGGAGAGTTCCCTATAGGATGCTCAGTAGCATATTTGACATTATATCAAACATCAAACATGGAAGAATACGATCCTTTTGGATGTCTGAAATGGCTGAACAAGTTTGGAGAATATCACGACGAACAGCTTGAAGCAGAACTCAAGAGACTCAGGAAGCTCAACCATCATGTCAACATCATATATGCTGACTATTACAATGCTTTGTTGGGCCTTAACCAAGAACCAACCAAATACG GATTCATAAACAAACCCTTGTCCGCTTGTTGCGGTGTAGGAGAACCGTACAACTTCAACTTTAGTACATGTTGTGGGAGTTTTGGAGTGGACTCTTGTAATGACCCTTCAAAGTATGTCGCCTGGGATGGCATTCATATGACTGAGGCTGCATACAAATTTATGGCAGATGGAATACTCAAAGGACCATACACGAGTCCTCCTTTCAATTGGACATGCCTCAGCTCCAAGATTAAGAACAAGAATTCATTAGACACACAATCTTCATTGATGAACAGCTGA
- the LOC104737098 gene encoding endoglucanase 19-like isoform X2: MGSTITISILVLVLLLGLVQLAVSGHDYKQALSKSILFFEAQRSGHLPPNQRVSWRSHSGLYDGKSSGVDLVGGYYDAGDNVKFGLPMAFTVTTMCWSIIEYGGQLESNGELGHALDAVKWGTDYFIKAHPEPNVLYGEVGDGKSDHYCWQRPEEMTTDRKAYKIDRNNPGSDLAGETAAAMAAASIVFRRSNPAYSAELICHARQLFEFADKYRGKYDSSITVAQKYYRSVSGYNDELLWAAAWLYQATNDKYYVDYLGKNGDSMGGTGWSITEFSWDVKYAGVQTLVAKVLMQGKAGEHTAVFERYQEKAEQYMCSLLGKGTKNIKKTPGGLIFRQSWNNMQFVTSASFLSAVYSDYLSSSKRDLRCSQGNISPSKLLDFSKSQVDYILGDNPRATSYMVGYGVNYPRQVHHRGSSIVSFNVDKKFVTCRGGYATWYSRKGSDPNVLTGAIVGGPDAYDNFADQRDNYEQTEPATYNNAPLLGVLARLISGPRGSDQLLPGGSPTPSPVVIKPAPLPKKKPTTPPASSPSPITISQKMTNSWKDEGKVYYRYSTRLTNRSTKTLTNLKISFTKLYGPIWGVTKTGNSYGFPSWIQSLPAGKSMEFVYIHSAPQANVLVSNYSLE; the protein is encoded by the exons ATGGGTTCTACTATCACCATTTCGAtccttgttcttgttcttcttcttgggttGGTTCAGCTTGCAGTTTCAGGACACGACTATAAACAAGCTCTGAGCAAAAGCATTCTATTCTTTGAAGCTCAGAGGTCAGGACACCTTCCTCCCAACCAGAGAGTTTCATGGCGATCTCACTCCGGTCTTTACGACGGCAAATCAAGCGGC GTGGATCTAGTTGGAGGATACTATGACGCCGGAGACAATGTGAAGTTCGGGCTTCCGATGGCATTCACGGTTACCACAATGTGTTGGAGCATCATAGAATACGGTGGCCAGCTAGAATCTAACGGCGAACTTGGCCATGCCCTTGACGCCGTTAAGTGGGGAACTGATTATTTCATTAAAGCCCACCCTGAACCTAACGTCCTCTATGGAGAG GTGGGAGATGGTAAATCGGACCATTATTGTTGGCAAAGGCCAGAGGAAATGACCACTGATCGTAAGGCTTACAAGATTGATAGGAACAATCCTGGTTCGGATCTTGCCGGAGAAACAGCTGCCGCAATGGCTGCCGCTTCCATAGTTTTTCGCCGCTCTAATCCAGCATACTCAGCCGAGCTAATTTGTCACGCCCGTCAG CTATTTGAATTTGCGGACAAATACAGAGGCAAATACGACAGCAGCATTACCGTGGCACAAAAATACTACCGATCAGTCAGCGGTTACAAT GATGAGTTACTCTGGGCTGCTGCGTGGCTATACCAAGCAACCaatgataaatattatgtagattACCTCGGCAAAAACGGCGACTCGATGGGCGGTACGGGCTGGTCGATAACGGAATTCAGTTGGGACGTTAAGTATGCGGGCGTTCAAACCCTTGTCGCCAAG GTTTTGATGCAAGGGAAAGCAGGAGAACACACTGCCGTCTTCGAGAGGTACCAAGAGAAAGCAGAACAATATATGTGTTCGTTGTTAGGTAAAGGcaccaaaaacataaagaaaactcCCGGCGGTTTGATTTTCCGGCAAAGCTGGAACAATATGCAGTTTGTCACGAGCGCTTCTTTCTTATCCGCCGTGTACTCCGACTATCTCTCCTCCTCCAAAAGAGATCTACGTTGTTCTCAAGGAAACATTTCTCCATCCAAACTCCTTGATTTTTCTAAGTCACAG GTGGATTACATCCTCGGAGACAACCCAAGAGCGACGAGTTACATGGTTGGATATGGAGTGAACTATCCACGACAAGTTCATCACCGTGGTTCGTCGATTGTCTCCTTCAATGTTGATAAAAAGTTTGTGACTTGCCGTGGTGGTTACGCCACGTGGTATAGTCGAAAAGGAAGCGATCCAAATGTTTTGACCGGAGCTATAGTGGGTGGACCCGATGCCTACGATAACTTCGCTGACCAACGGGACAATTACGAGCAAACCGAACCAGCAACTTACAACAATGCACCTCTTCTTGGTGTACTAGCCCGGTTAATTTCCGGTCCAAGGGGATCTGACCAGCTGCTCCCCG GTGGTAGTCCAACTCCAAGTCCGGTTGTCATAAAACCAGCACcgttaccaaaaaagaaacccaCAACACCTCCTG CTTCATCTCCTAGTCCAATTACCATATCGCAGAAGATGACAAACTCATGGAAGGACGAAGGAAAGGTTTACTATCGATATTCAACGAGGTTAACCAATAGATCTACAAAAACATTGACAAATTTGAAGATATCATTCACCAAACTCTATGGTCCAATATGGGGTGTAACCAAAACCGGTAACTCGTATGGTTTCCCTTCATGGATCCAATCGTTACCGGCAGGCAAAAGCATGGAGTTTGTCTATATCCACTCAGCTCCACAGGCAAATGTCTTGGTTTCTAACTATTCTTTGGAATGA
- the LOC104737097 gene encoding uncharacterized protein LOC104737097: MAAEKQVVFLSLYGEDVPDGVPSYLKSGLERSGVSVLRRDNKVSEDLRTVLNKIRESSFVLVIFSVGFAKSRECLDELVLVKKRMDIGKLRTIPIYYKLEPEDVIRVQGLFGKNLLRREEEEHKTAMRNNMEALLRSEVRIKNWREALKSVTTTRDFMYREEDDFIEKLTKQVNKAFTKDDPATMNQLSQITIKKRKEDLLSLMRSMGLGFEGNFSWETYPIDKLSKQCEEQLSKLLSEETKKKEGANPIPVFEKSPTVNNQVFISFRGQDVRSNFVSHLIRALQMYGINVALDIHETVRGQSPFESISRMIKGSSIALVVFTQNYLESKWCLQELMVIKKYMDEGMLRVIPIFYMVEPRDMRIKETGVFGKHSGNTDKDTILAWDAALRSVSARMGIKYDASRGSSESELVMNIVAAVQQLLAVI, translated from the exons ATGGCGGCGGAGAAGCAAGTTGTGTTCCTCAGTTTATACGGGGAGGATGTGCCGGACGGGGTCCCAAGCTACCTGAAATCTGGCCTGGAACGCAGCGGAGTCAGCGTGTTGAGACGGGATAACAAAGTGTCAGAAGACCTTCGAACGGTACTGAACAAGATCCGGGAATCGAGTTTCGTGCTGGTGATCTTCTCTGTCGGTTTCGCCAAGTCACGCGAGTGTCTTGACGAGCTTGTGCTGGTGAAGAAACGGATGGACATAGGAAAGCTGCGTACGATTCCAATCTACTACAAGTTGGAGCCAGAGGACGTGATCCGGGTCCAGGGTTTGTTCGGTAAAAATCTCCTAAGGCGCGAGGAGGAAGAACATAAAACCGCGATGAGGAATAATATGGAGGCTTTGCTGAGATCGGAGGTGAGGATCAAAAACTGGAGAGAAGCTTTGAAGTCTGTCACGACGACAAGGGACTTCATGTAccgagaagaagatga CTTCATTGAAAAACTAACCAAACAGGTTAATAAGGCTTTTACAAAAGATGATCCCGCCACTATGAACCAATTGTCTCAG ATCACGATCAAGAAACGTAAAGAAGATTTGCTGTCTCTTATGAGAAGTATGGGTTTGGGGTTTGAAGGAAACTTTAG CTGGGAGACATATCCCATAGATAAACTCTCCAAGCAATGTGAGGAACAATTGAGCAAGTTGCTATCTGAGGAAACTAAAAAGAAGGAAGGTGCCAACCCAATACCAGTGTTTGAG AAATCTCCCACAGTGAATAACCAAGTGTTCATCAGCTTCCGCGGCCAAGATGTGCGCTCCAACTTTGTCTCACATTTGATACGTGCCTTGCAAATGTATGGGATCAATGTTGCGTTAGACATCCATGAAACTGTCAGAGGGCAGTCACCTTTTGAATCCATTTCCCGAATGATAAAAGGTTCGAGTATTGCTTTGGTAGTCTTCACTCAAAACTACCTAGAGTCCAAATGGTGCTTGCAGGAGCTGATggtgataaaaaaatacatgGATGAGGGAATGCTCAGAGTCATTCCCATCTTCTACATGGTGGAGCCACGCGACATGAGGATAAAAGAAACGGGAGTGTTCGGTAAGCATTCAGGAAACACTGACAAAGACACAATCCTAGCATGGGATGCGGCTCTACGGTCAGTCAGTGCAAGGATGGGCATTAAGTATGATGCAAGTCGCGGCAG CTCAGAGAGTGAGCTTGTCATGAATATTGTTGCGGCGGTTCAGCAATTGTTGGCGGTTATTTAA
- the LOC104737098 gene encoding endoglucanase 19-like isoform X1, translating into MGSTITISILVLVLLLGLVQLAVSGHDYKQALSKSILFFEAQRSGHLPPNQRVSWRSHSGLYDGKSSGVDLVGGYYDAGDNVKFGLPMAFTVTTMCWSIIEYGGQLESNGELGHALDAVKWGTDYFIKAHPEPNVLYGEVGDGKSDHYCWQRPEEMTTDRKAYKIDRNNPGSDLAGETAAAMAAASIVFRRSNPAYSAELICHARQLFEFADKYRGKYDSSITVAQKYYRSVSGYNDELLWAAAWLYQATNDKYYVDYLGKNGDSMGGTGWSITEFSWDVKYAGVQTLVAKVLMQGKAGEHTAVFERYQEKAEQYMCSLLGKGTKNIKKTPGGLIFRQSWNNMQFVTSASFLSAVYSDYLSSSKRDLRCSQGNISPSKLLDFSKSQVDYILGDNPRATSYMVGYGVNYPRQVHHRGSSIVSFNVDKKFVTCRGGYATWYSRKGSDPNVLTGAIVGGPDAYDNFADQRDNYEQTEPATYNNAPLLGVLARLISGPRGSDQLLPGGSPTPSPVVIKPAPLPKKKPTTPPAASSPSPITISQKMTNSWKDEGKVYYRYSTRLTNRSTKTLTNLKISFTKLYGPIWGVTKTGNSYGFPSWIQSLPAGKSMEFVYIHSAPQANVLVSNYSLE; encoded by the exons ATGGGTTCTACTATCACCATTTCGAtccttgttcttgttcttcttcttgggttGGTTCAGCTTGCAGTTTCAGGACACGACTATAAACAAGCTCTGAGCAAAAGCATTCTATTCTTTGAAGCTCAGAGGTCAGGACACCTTCCTCCCAACCAGAGAGTTTCATGGCGATCTCACTCCGGTCTTTACGACGGCAAATCAAGCGGC GTGGATCTAGTTGGAGGATACTATGACGCCGGAGACAATGTGAAGTTCGGGCTTCCGATGGCATTCACGGTTACCACAATGTGTTGGAGCATCATAGAATACGGTGGCCAGCTAGAATCTAACGGCGAACTTGGCCATGCCCTTGACGCCGTTAAGTGGGGAACTGATTATTTCATTAAAGCCCACCCTGAACCTAACGTCCTCTATGGAGAG GTGGGAGATGGTAAATCGGACCATTATTGTTGGCAAAGGCCAGAGGAAATGACCACTGATCGTAAGGCTTACAAGATTGATAGGAACAATCCTGGTTCGGATCTTGCCGGAGAAACAGCTGCCGCAATGGCTGCCGCTTCCATAGTTTTTCGCCGCTCTAATCCAGCATACTCAGCCGAGCTAATTTGTCACGCCCGTCAG CTATTTGAATTTGCGGACAAATACAGAGGCAAATACGACAGCAGCATTACCGTGGCACAAAAATACTACCGATCAGTCAGCGGTTACAAT GATGAGTTACTCTGGGCTGCTGCGTGGCTATACCAAGCAACCaatgataaatattatgtagattACCTCGGCAAAAACGGCGACTCGATGGGCGGTACGGGCTGGTCGATAACGGAATTCAGTTGGGACGTTAAGTATGCGGGCGTTCAAACCCTTGTCGCCAAG GTTTTGATGCAAGGGAAAGCAGGAGAACACACTGCCGTCTTCGAGAGGTACCAAGAGAAAGCAGAACAATATATGTGTTCGTTGTTAGGTAAAGGcaccaaaaacataaagaaaactcCCGGCGGTTTGATTTTCCGGCAAAGCTGGAACAATATGCAGTTTGTCACGAGCGCTTCTTTCTTATCCGCCGTGTACTCCGACTATCTCTCCTCCTCCAAAAGAGATCTACGTTGTTCTCAAGGAAACATTTCTCCATCCAAACTCCTTGATTTTTCTAAGTCACAG GTGGATTACATCCTCGGAGACAACCCAAGAGCGACGAGTTACATGGTTGGATATGGAGTGAACTATCCACGACAAGTTCATCACCGTGGTTCGTCGATTGTCTCCTTCAATGTTGATAAAAAGTTTGTGACTTGCCGTGGTGGTTACGCCACGTGGTATAGTCGAAAAGGAAGCGATCCAAATGTTTTGACCGGAGCTATAGTGGGTGGACCCGATGCCTACGATAACTTCGCTGACCAACGGGACAATTACGAGCAAACCGAACCAGCAACTTACAACAATGCACCTCTTCTTGGTGTACTAGCCCGGTTAATTTCCGGTCCAAGGGGATCTGACCAGCTGCTCCCCG GTGGTAGTCCAACTCCAAGTCCGGTTGTCATAAAACCAGCACcgttaccaaaaaagaaacccaCAACACCTCCTG caGCTTCATCTCCTAGTCCAATTACCATATCGCAGAAGATGACAAACTCATGGAAGGACGAAGGAAAGGTTTACTATCGATATTCAACGAGGTTAACCAATAGATCTACAAAAACATTGACAAATTTGAAGATATCATTCACCAAACTCTATGGTCCAATATGGGGTGTAACCAAAACCGGTAACTCGTATGGTTTCCCTTCATGGATCCAATCGTTACCGGCAGGCAAAAGCATGGAGTTTGTCTATATCCACTCAGCTCCACAGGCAAATGTCTTGGTTTCTAACTATTCTTTGGAATGA
- the LOC104737096 gene encoding cytochrome P450 709B3-like, with product MERISTTNILVLVLLLFVVPKVWEACLILLWRPLMLSRRFKRQGISGPKYKILYGNLSEMKKMKKETNLWVLDPKSNDIFPRVLPHYHQWMSQYGETFLYWNGTKPTLYISDSEIAKQILSSKFGFSVIPVKRPEVFLLFGKGLTFIDGDDWARHRRILNPAFSIDHLKAMTKPMVDCTLRMFDEWSKQSNGEVVMKLEMDKEFYRLASDIIATTAFGSSYGEGIEFSRAQKELEDYYVTSLTKIFIPGTQYLPTPTNLGLWKLDKKLKDSIKRIIDTRLNSECKNYGDDLLGLMLKAAKSQESDRKMRNDEIIEECKNFYYSGQGTTSLLLTWTTMLLSLHQDWQEKLREEVFNECGKDKIPDSDTLSKLKLLNMVLMESLRLYGPVIKMTRDATQDMKVGHLEIPKGTSIIVPFLKMHSDKAIWGEDAEQFNPLRFENGVSQAAINPNALLAFSVGPRACIARNYAMLEAKTVVTMILQRFHLSLSPEYKHTPVDNFNLFPQYGLPVMLQPLDSSSQR from the exons ATGGAACGCATAAGCACGACCAATATCTTAGTGCTCGTTCTTCTGCTCTTCGTTGTTCCCAAGGTATGGGAAGCTTGTTTGATCCTCCTTTGGCGGCCATTGATGCTGTCAAGGAGATTTAAGAGACAAGGAATCTCAGGACCAAAGTACAAAATCTTGTACGGAAACCTCagtgagatgaagaagatgaagaaagaaacaaacctttGGGTTCTTGATCCCAAGTCCAACGACATCTTCCCTCGTGTGCTTCCTCACTATCACCAATGGATGTCTCAATACG GAGAAACATTTCTATACTGGAATGGGACAAAACCTACGCTATACATCTCAGATTCTGAAATAGCAAAACAGATCCTGTCGAGCAAGTTCGGTTTCTCTGTTATACCAGTAAAAAGACCTGAGGTCTTCCTACTTTTTGGTAAAGGACTAACCTTTATAGACGGTGATGATTGGGCTCGCCATAGACGAATCTTGAACCCTGCTTTCTCCATAGACCATCTCAag GCTATGACGAAACCGATGGTGGATTGCACCTTGAGGATGTTCGACGAGTGGAGCAAACAGAGTAATGGTGAAGTGGTGATGAAGTTGGAGATGGACAAAGAGTTTTATAGATTGGCCTCCGACATTATAGCCACCACTGCGTTTGGAAGCAGTTACGGGGAAGGCATCGAGTTCTCTAGAGCACAGAAAGAGCTTGAAGATTATTATGTTACTTCTCTCACTAAAATCTTCATCCCTGGAACTCA ATACCTTCCTACGCCTACCAACCTTGGACTATGGAAGCTCGATAAGAAATTAAAGGACTCgatcaaaagaatcatagaCACAAGGCTAAATTCAGAATGTAAGAACTATGGAGACGATCTTCTAGGGCTCATGTTGAAAGCTGCAAAATCTCAAGAGTCTGAtagaaaaatgagaaatgatGAGATCATAGAGGAATGCAAGAATTTCTACTATTCAGGGCAAGGAACTACTTCGCTTCTGTTGACATGGACTACGATGTTACTGAGCTTACACCAAGATTGGCAAGAGAAACTTAGAGAAGAGGTTTTCAATGAATGTGGTAAAGATAAGATCCCAGATTCAGACACCTTATCCAAACTCAAACTG TTGAACATGGTGTTGATGGAGTCGCTTCGTCTGTACGGACCCGTGATTAAAATGACACGAGACGCAACACAAGATATGAAGGTAGGACACTTAGAGATCCCAAAGGGCACGAGCATTATTGTTCCGTTTCTGAAGATGCACAGCGACAAGGCCATATGGGGAGAAGACGCCGAACAATTCAACCCCTTGCGATTCGAAAACGGCGTTTCTCAAGCCGCCATTAACCCAAACGCTCTCCTCGCGTTCTCAGTTGGGCCAAGAGCTTGCATTGCAAGAAACTATGCCATGCTCGAAGCTAAGACTGTGGTCACTATGATCCTTCAGCGGTTCCATCTTAGCCTCTCCCCGGAGTATAAGCACACGCCAGTTGATAACTTCAATCTCTTTCCGCAATACGGCTTACCGGTAATGCTTCAGCCTCTCGATAGTAGTTCTCAACGGTGA
- the LOC104737095 gene encoding GDSL esterase/lipase At1g31550-like isoform X2, producing MASLDSHVLKKLVCLSFSTLFIMITMVNSESQCQNFEYIISFGDSIADTGNLLCLSDRNNLSLNGFPPYGETFFHHPTGRSSDGRLIIDFIAEFLGLPYVTPYFGSKNGNFQKGVNFAVGSATALEASFLEERGYHCPHNISLGVQVKVFKESLPNLCGLPSDCKNMIGNALILMGEIGGNDHNGPFFQRRPIDEVKELVPLVISTISSAITELISMGGRTFLVPGEFPIGCSVAYLTLYQTSNMEEYDPFGCLKWLNKFGEYHDEQLEAELKRLRKLNHHVNIIYADYYNALLGLNQEPTKYGEPYNFNFSTCCGSFGVDSCNDPSKYVAWDGIHMTEAAYKFMADGILKGPYTSPPFNWTCLSSKIKNKNSLDTQSSLMNS from the exons ATGGCGTCGCTAGATTCTCATGTGTTGAAGAAGCTGGTTTGCCTTTCTTTTTCTACTCTTTTTATTATGATCACTATGGTAAACTCGGAATCACAATGCCAGAATTTCGAGTATATCATCAGTTTCGGTGATTCGATTGCTGACACGGGAAACTTGCTCTGTCTCTCGGATCGTAACAATCTTTCTTTGAACGGTTTTCCACCGTACGGAGAAACTTTTTTCCACCACCCAACCGGTCGGTCCTCTGACGGCCGTCTCATCATTGACTTCATTG ctgAATTTTTGGGGCTTCCATACGTAACACCTTACTTCGGatctaaaaatggaaactttcaAAAAGGAGTTAATTTTGCCGTAGGCTCAGCAACGGCATTGGAAGCTTCTTTTCTCGAGGAGAGAGGATACCATTGTCCTCACAACATTAGTTTAGGGGTTCAAGTTAAGGTCTTCAAGGAGAGTTTACCAAATCTATGTGGCTTGCCATCAG aCTGTAAAAATATGATTGGAAATGCTTTGATTCTCATGGGAGAGATCGGAGGGAATGATCATAATGGCCCATTCTTCCAACGCAGACCCATTGACGAGGTCAAAGAGCTCGTTCCGTTGGTGATTAGTACTATTTCTTCTGCAATTACG GAGTTGATTAGTATGGGGGGAAGAACATTTCTGGTGCCTGGAGAGTTCCCTATAGGATGCTCAGTAGCATATTTGACATTATATCAAACATCAAACATGGAAGAATACGATCCTTTTGGATGTCTGAAATGGCTGAACAAGTTTGGAGAATATCACGACGAACAGCTTGAAGCAGAACTCAAGAGACTCAGGAAGCTCAACCATCATGTCAACATCATATATGCTGACTATTACAATGCTTTGTTGGGCCTTAACCAAGAACCAACCAAATACG GAGAACCGTACAACTTCAACTTTAGTACATGTTGTGGGAGTTTTGGAGTGGACTCTTGTAATGACCCTTCAAAGTATGTCGCCTGGGATGGCATTCATATGACTGAGGCTGCATACAAATTTATGGCAGATGGAATACTCAAAGGACCATACACGAGTCCTCCTTTCAATTGGACATGCCTCAGCTCCAAGATTAAGAACAAGAATTCATTAGACACACAATCTTCATTGATGAACAGCTGA